A single Nicotiana tabacum cultivar K326 chromosome 5, ASM71507v2, whole genome shotgun sequence DNA region contains:
- the LOC107831589 gene encoding acylsugar acyltransferase 3-like, whose translation MVESMILSRKMIKPSSPTDISRHNLSFIDHIASSAYVPVAAFYSKPENNISQILENSLSRVLSSYYPFAGIIMDNKYVDCNDTGAEFLNVRISCPMSEILDHAYNDVTDVVFPQYLPWSSYSNGSLLVVQLSHFDCGGIAVSVCLSHKIADGYSLCKFLNDWAATARHESDFKPSTQFDAYSFFPLMDDPPVLRDIVREPQRCVSRMYHFSSSSLGRLKDIVSTNSQVQNPTRVEVATALLHKFGAAVSMANFGMFQPSILSHLMSFRPPLSRNTIGNACYFFGSIASTEDEIELPHFVAQLRNAKQYLQDKSKDPNTLASHVLENVKERANKSEKSTKFDFYMCSSLCNLGVYKIDFGWGEPIRVTLARNPMKNNFIFLDSPNGDGINVLITLREADMLIFESNKELLEFASPLV comes from the coding sequence ATGGTTGAATCAATGATTCTTTCCAGAAAAATGATCAAGCCCTCCTCCCCCACCGATATTAGTCGTCACAATCTTTCTTTCATTGATCATATAGCTAGTTCTGCATATGTTCCAGTTGCCGCCTTCTACTCCAAACCTGAAAATAACATAAGCCAGATTCTTGAAAACTCCCTTTCAAGAGTATTGTCCTCTTATTATCCCTTTGCCGGAATAATCATGGATAATAAATATGTCGACTGCAACGACACAGGTGCTGAGTTTCTCAATGTGCGAATCAGTTGTCCAATGTCTGAAATTCTCGACCACGCGTACAATGATGTTACTGATGTTGTCTTCCCACAATATTTGCCTTGGAGTAGTTACTCAAACGGAAGTTTATTGGTGGTCCAATTAAGCCATTTCGATTGTGGTGGAATAGCAGTCAGTGTATGCCTATCACACAAGATTGCTGATGGATATAGTCTTTGTAAATTCCTTAATGATTGGGCTGCTACAGCTCGACATGAGTCGGATTTCAAACCATCTACTCAATTTGATGCTTATTCTTTCTTCCCACTAATGGATGATCCTCCAGTTCTACGCGATATTGTGCGTGAACCTCAACGATGCGTATCTAGAATGTACCATTTCTCATCCTCTAGTTTGGGCAGACTCAAGGATATTGTTTCAACGAATTCACAAGTGCAGAATCCAACTCGCGTTGAAGTTGCCACAGCACTGCTTCATAAATTTGGAGCGGCAGTATCAATGGCGAATTTCGGCATGTTCCAACCATCTATATTGTCCCATTTAATGAGTTTTCGCCCACCATTGTCTCGGAACACCATTGGAAATGCTTGTTATTTCTTTGGATCAATAGCATCGACGGAAGATGAAATAGAATTGCCCCACTTCGTTGCTCAACTACGAAACGCTAAACAATATCTTCAAGACAAGTCGAAGGATCCAAATACGCTAGCCTCACATGTACTTGAAAATGTCAAAGAGCGTGCAAACAAATCAGAGAAGAGTACCAAATTTGATTTTTATATGTGCAGCAGCTTGTGCAATTTAGGAGTATATAAGATTGATTTTGGATGGGGTGAGCCCATAAGAGTGACACTTGCAAGAAATCCGATGAAGAACAACTTCATTTTCTTGGATTCTCCAAATGGAGACGGGATAAATGTGCTAATCACTTTGAGAGAAGCTGATATGTTAATATTTGAGAGTAACAAAGAGCTCCTAGAGTTTGCTTCTCCACTAGTTTAG